One window of Micropterus dolomieu isolate WLL.071019.BEF.003 ecotype Adirondacks linkage group LG13, ASM2129224v1, whole genome shotgun sequence genomic DNA carries:
- the rad23b gene encoding UV excision repair protein RAD23 homolog B isoform X1 produces the protein MLITLKTLQQQTFKIDIDEEETVKTLKEKIEQEKGKDHFSVSELKLIYAGKILSDDTAIKEYKINEKNFVVVMVTKTKTASAAPQPSPTTSAPSTTAPAAPSASASSSENTTDRAPTDDKPEERRSSSVEIASTPVGSSEASTNTSLIDEAVSTLVTGPSYDAMVNEMMLMGYEREQVVAALRASFNNPDRAVEYLLTGIPGRGDQGHATGPDVVAPPVSGVPAAPTSSISIPANTSSSPSAGGGNPLSFLRNQPQFQVMRQLIQQNAALLPALLQEIGRENPELLQEISSHQEQFIQMLNEPNPEAVPAGGGGGVAGGAGGAGGVAGEAPGGSHMSYIQVTPQEKEAIERLKALGFPEGLVIQAYFACEKNENLAANFLLQQNFDDD, from the exons ATGCTGATAACATTGAAAACCTTACAGCAGCAGACGTTCAAAATCGACATCGATGAAGAGGAGACG gtGAAGACATTAAAAGAGAAGATTGAACAGGAGAAAGGAAAGGaccatttttcagtttctgagCTGAAACTGATATATGCTG GTAAAATCCTCAGCGATGACACAGCCATCAAGGAATATAAAATCAATGAGAAGAACTTTGTGGTCGTCATGGTGACAAAG ACAAAAACAGCCTCGGCTGCCCCTCAACCTTCACCTACCACTTCAGCTCCCAGCACTACAGCTCCTGCAGCACCTTCTGCCTCAGCGTCCAGTTCGGAAAACACAACAGATCGTGCCCCTACAGATGACAAACCAGAGGAGAGACGGTCTTCTTCTGTTGAAATAGCTTCCACCCCTGTTGG AAGCTCTGAGGCGTCAACAAACACAAGCCTAATTGATGAGGCAGTTTCAACTCTAG TGACAGGCCCATCATATGACGCCATGGTGAACGAGATGATGCTCATGGGATATGAGAGGGAGCAGGTGGTAGCAGCTCTGCGAGCAAGCTTCAACAACCCAGATAGAGCTGTGGAGTACCTGCTCACA GGTATTCCAGGCAGAGGAGATCAGGGTCATGCAACAGGGCCGGATGTGGTGGCGCCTCCAGTGAGTGGAGTTCCTGCTGCACCCACTAGCAGTATTAGCATTCCCGCCAACACTAGCTCTTCACCAAGTGCTGGGGGAG GCAACCCCTTGAGTTTCCTGAGAAATCAGCCCCAGTTCCAGGTGATGCGACAACTGATCCAGCAGAACGCTGCCCTGCTTCCTGCCTTGTTGCAGGAGATCGGCAGGGAAAACCCCGAGCTGCTGCAG GAGATTAGCAGCCACCAAGAGCAGTTCATCCAGATGCTGAATGAACCCAATCCAGAGGCAGTGCCAgcaggtggtggtggaggggtaGCGGGAGGAGCAGGGGGAGCCGGAGGGGTGGCAGGTGAAGCACCCGGAGGGAGTCACATGAGCTACATCCAGGTCACGCCACAGGAGAAAGAGGCTATTGAGAGG
- the rad23b gene encoding UV excision repair protein RAD23 homolog B isoform X2: MLITLKTLQQQTFKIDIDEEETVKTLKEKIEQEKGKDHFSVSELKLIYAGKILSDDTAIKEYKINEKNFVVVMVTKTKTASAAPQPSPTTSAPSTTAPAAPSASASSSENTTDRAPTDDKPEERRSSSVEIASTPVGSEASTNTSLIDEAVSTLVTGPSYDAMVNEMMLMGYEREQVVAALRASFNNPDRAVEYLLTGIPGRGDQGHATGPDVVAPPVSGVPAAPTSSISIPANTSSSPSAGGGNPLSFLRNQPQFQVMRQLIQQNAALLPALLQEIGRENPELLQEISSHQEQFIQMLNEPNPEAVPAGGGGGVAGGAGGAGGVAGEAPGGSHMSYIQVTPQEKEAIERLKALGFPEGLVIQAYFACEKNENLAANFLLQQNFDDD, from the exons ATGCTGATAACATTGAAAACCTTACAGCAGCAGACGTTCAAAATCGACATCGATGAAGAGGAGACG gtGAAGACATTAAAAGAGAAGATTGAACAGGAGAAAGGAAAGGaccatttttcagtttctgagCTGAAACTGATATATGCTG GTAAAATCCTCAGCGATGACACAGCCATCAAGGAATATAAAATCAATGAGAAGAACTTTGTGGTCGTCATGGTGACAAAG ACAAAAACAGCCTCGGCTGCCCCTCAACCTTCACCTACCACTTCAGCTCCCAGCACTACAGCTCCTGCAGCACCTTCTGCCTCAGCGTCCAGTTCGGAAAACACAACAGATCGTGCCCCTACAGATGACAAACCAGAGGAGAGACGGTCTTCTTCTGTTGAAATAGCTTCCACCCCTGTTGG CTCTGAGGCGTCAACAAACACAAGCCTAATTGATGAGGCAGTTTCAACTCTAG TGACAGGCCCATCATATGACGCCATGGTGAACGAGATGATGCTCATGGGATATGAGAGGGAGCAGGTGGTAGCAGCTCTGCGAGCAAGCTTCAACAACCCAGATAGAGCTGTGGAGTACCTGCTCACA GGTATTCCAGGCAGAGGAGATCAGGGTCATGCAACAGGGCCGGATGTGGTGGCGCCTCCAGTGAGTGGAGTTCCTGCTGCACCCACTAGCAGTATTAGCATTCCCGCCAACACTAGCTCTTCACCAAGTGCTGGGGGAG GCAACCCCTTGAGTTTCCTGAGAAATCAGCCCCAGTTCCAGGTGATGCGACAACTGATCCAGCAGAACGCTGCCCTGCTTCCTGCCTTGTTGCAGGAGATCGGCAGGGAAAACCCCGAGCTGCTGCAG GAGATTAGCAGCCACCAAGAGCAGTTCATCCAGATGCTGAATGAACCCAATCCAGAGGCAGTGCCAgcaggtggtggtggaggggtaGCGGGAGGAGCAGGGGGAGCCGGAGGGGTGGCAGGTGAAGCACCCGGAGGGAGTCACATGAGCTACATCCAGGTCACGCCACAGGAGAAAGAGGCTATTGAGAGG